In Longimicrobiaceae bacterium, one genomic interval encodes:
- a CDS encoding nitrilase-related carbon-nitrogen hydrolase: MLRVALGEYDIGWHDPVTSLDRAARLVERAAAAGAELVMLPEMCTTGFTMDVAAQCEPLGGPSVKRLAAIARESGLYLLAGVATCEPRGADGGQTGFFNSALLFDPSGEVSAHYRKQKLFVYADEQRHYSPGDAPVVVEVKGVRLAPFICFDLRYPELFRAVASYVDAMLLIANWPRSRRMHWDVLCRARAIENQCFFLAVNRTGEGGGLEYDGGSVAYGPFGELVGEGPGAVVEIDPERVGEVRRKYPFVEDLRFSPLPEAVAAPA, encoded by the coding sequence ATGCTGCGCGTTGCACTGGGCGAGTATGACATCGGCTGGCACGATCCAGTGACCTCGCTGGATCGTGCCGCCCGCCTCGTAGAGCGCGCCGCCGCCGCGGGGGCGGAGTTGGTGATGCTCCCGGAGATGTGCACCACCGGGTTCACCATGGATGTCGCCGCGCAATGTGAGCCGCTCGGCGGCCCCTCGGTGAAGCGGCTGGCCGCCATTGCCCGTGAATCAGGCCTCTACCTGCTGGCGGGAGTCGCGACGTGTGAGCCGAGGGGTGCGGATGGCGGGCAGACCGGCTTCTTCAACTCCGCCCTGCTATTCGACCCCTCCGGCGAGGTCTCGGCCCATTACCGCAAGCAGAAGCTGTTCGTCTACGCCGACGAGCAGCGGCATTACTCCCCGGGGGACGCTCCGGTGGTCGTCGAGGTTAAGGGCGTTCGCCTGGCACCCTTCATCTGCTTCGACCTGCGTTATCCCGAGCTCTTCCGCGCGGTCGCCAGCTACGTCGACGCGATGCTGCTGATCGCGAACTGGCCAAGATCCCGAAGGATGCACTGGGACGTGCTCTGCCGCGCGCGGGCGATCGAGAACCAATGCTTCTTCCTGGCGGTCAACCGGACCGGGGAAGGCGGCGGGCTGGAGTACGACGGCGGTTCGGTGGCCTACGGTCCGTTCGGTGAGCTGGTGGGCGAGGGTCCGGGCGCCGTCGTGGAGATCGACCCGGAGCGAGTGGGTGAGGTGCGGCGTAAGTACCCGTTCGTTGAGGATCTCCGCTTCAGTCCCCTTCCGGAGGCGGTCGCGGCCCCGGCGTAG
- a CDS encoding aspartate-semialdehyde dehydrogenase yields MNIAVLGATGAVGRTMLEVLAEREVPVERLVPLASERSAGRTLEWRGAQYEIAAPSPEAFEGIDYALFSAGASRSREWAPVAAAAGALVIDNSSAWRQDPEVPLVVPEVNADALADIPKGIIANPNCSTIQAVVALSPFLREAGLKRVIYTTFQSVSGAGESGREALRKELRGETPAESPFSRPIHGNAVPQIGDFDEAGWTGEEVKMRLETRKILSVPGLHVSATCVRVPVDIGHSVQVTVETERDLSLDQACEALKAQEGLVFASDAAAFPTPREVAGHDEVFVGRLRADPDEPNTFHFWVVADNLRKGAATNAVQILEALRRESRVGSAV; encoded by the coding sequence CCGTCGGGCGGACGATGCTGGAGGTGCTGGCAGAGCGCGAGGTGCCGGTGGAGCGGCTGGTGCCGCTCGCCTCCGAGCGCAGCGCCGGCCGCACCCTGGAATGGCGGGGCGCGCAGTACGAGATCGCCGCGCCTTCGCCCGAGGCGTTCGAAGGCATCGACTACGCCCTCTTCTCCGCCGGCGCGTCCCGCTCCCGAGAGTGGGCTCCGGTTGCCGCCGCAGCCGGCGCGCTGGTCATCGACAACTCCTCCGCCTGGCGGCAGGATCCGGAGGTGCCTCTGGTGGTCCCCGAGGTGAACGCGGATGCGTTGGCCGACATCCCGAAGGGGATCATTGCGAACCCCAACTGCTCCACCATCCAGGCGGTGGTAGCGCTGAGCCCCTTCCTGCGGGAGGCCGGCCTGAAGCGGGTGATCTACACCACCTTCCAGTCGGTGAGCGGAGCGGGGGAGTCGGGGCGCGAAGCGCTGCGCAAGGAGCTCCGTGGAGAGACTCCGGCAGAAAGCCCGTTCTCGCGCCCCATCCACGGCAACGCGGTGCCGCAGATCGGCGATTTCGACGAGGCGGGCTGGACGGGCGAGGAGGTCAAGATGCGGCTGGAGACCCGGAAGATCCTGTCCGTGCCGGGGCTGCACGTTTCCGCCACCTGCGTGCGGGTACCCGTCGACATCGGGCATTCGGTGCAGGTCACGGTGGAGACGGAGCGCGACCTCTCCCTGGACCAGGCGTGCGAGGCGCTGAAGGCACAGGAGGGGCTGGTCTTCGCGTCCGACGCGGCAGCCTTTCCCACTCCGCGCGAGGTAGCGGGCCACGACGAGGTGTTCGTCGGACGGCTCCGGGCCGACCCGGACGAGCCCAATACCTTCCACTTCTGGGTGGTCGCGGACAACCTGAGGAAGGGAGCGGCCACCAACGCCGTCCAGATCCTCGAGGCGCTCCGGCGCGAGAGCCGCGTCGGCAGTGCCGTCTGA